A window of Aeromicrobium duanguangcaii genomic DNA:
CAACGTCGGCGAGCGCACCAACATCACCGGGTCGGCCCGCTTCCGCAACCTCATCAAGGCCGAGGACTACACGTCGGCCCTCGCGGTGGCGCTGCAGCAGGTCGAGAACGGCGCGCAGGTCATCGACATCAACATGGACGAGGGCATGATCGACGGCGTCGCCGCGATGGACCGGTTCTGCAAGCTGATCGCGACCGAGCCCGACATCAGCCGCGTGCCCGTCATGGTCGACTCCTCCAAGTTCGAGGTCATCGAGACCGGCCTGAAGGCGATCCAGGGCAAGTGCATCGTCAACTCCATCTCCCTCAAGGAGGGCGAGGAGCGCTTCGTCGAGCACGCCCGGCTGTGCCGCAAGTACGGCGCCGCGATCGTGGTCATGGGCTTCGACGAGGACGGCCAGGCCGACAACCTCGAGCGGCGCCAGCAGATCGCGGGTCGCGCCTACCGGATCCTGACCGAAGAGGTCGGCTTCCCGGCCGAGGACATCATCTTCGACCCGAACGTCTTCGCCGTCGCCACGGGCATCGAGGAGCACGCCCGCTACGGACTGGACTTCATCGAGGCCACCGCCTGGATCAAGGAGAACCTGCCCGGCGCCCTCGTCTCCGGCGGCGTCTCGAACGTCTCCTTCTCGTTCCGCGGCAACAATACGGTCCGCGAGGCGATCCACGCCGTCTTCCTGTTCCACGCCATCAAGGCGGGCATGGACATGGGCATCGTCAACGCCGGCGCCCTGGTCCCCTACGACGCCGTCCCGACCGAGCTGCGCGACCGCATCGAGGACGTGATCCTCAACCGACGCGAGGACGCCGCAGAGCGCCTGCTCGAGATCGCCTCCGACTACGCCGGCACCTCCGAGAAGACCGAGGCCGCCGCCGAGGAGTGGCGCTCCCTGCCCGTGGGCGAGCGCATCACACACGCCCTCGTCAAGGGCATCGACGCCCAGGTCGAGGAGGACACCGAGGAGCTCCGCCAGCTGATCTCCGAGCGCGGCGGCAAGCCGATCGAGGTCATCGAGGGCCCGCTCATGGACGGCATGAACGTCGTCGGCGACCTGTTCGGCGCGGGCAAGATGTTCCTGCCGCAGGTCGTGAAGTCGGCACGCGTCATGAAGAAGGCCGTCGCCTACCTGATCCCGTTCATCGAGGCCGAGAAGTCCCCCGACGACGTGAGCAGCTCCAACGGCACGGTCATCATGGCCACCGTCAAGGGCGACGTCCACGACATCGGCAAGAACATCGTCGGCGTCGTGCTCCAGTGCAACAACTACGACGTCATCGACCTCGGCGTCATGGTGCCGGCCCAGAAGATCCTGGACGCGGCACGCGAGCACAACGCCGACGTCATCGGACTGTCCGGCCTCATCACGCCGTCGCTGGACGAGATGGAGAACTTCGCCGCCGAGATGGCGCGCCAGGAGTTCGACATCCCGCTGCTGATCGGCGGCGCCACCACGTCGCGCGCCCACACGGCCGTCAAGGTCGACCGCAAGTACCCCGGACCGGTCGTGTGGGTCAAGGACGCCTCCCGCTCGGTCCCGGTCGTGGCCGCGCTGCTGTCCTCCGAGCAGCGGCCCAAGCTCATGGCCGACATCAAGACCGACTACGACGCGCTGCGTGAGCGCCACGCCGCCCGCGGCGACTCCCGCTCGATCCTGCCGCTGGAGGCCGCCCGCGCCGACGCCACGGTGATCGACTGGAGCGACTACAAGCCGCCGGTGCCGGCATCCCCCGGCATCCACGAGTTCGGGCCGTTCCCGCTGGGCGAGCTGCGCGAGTACATCGACTGGCAGCCGTTCTTCAACGCGTGGGAGATGAAGGGCTCGTTCCCCGACATCCTCAACTCCCCCACCCAGGGCGAGACCGCACGCAAGCTCTACGACGACGCGAACGAGATGCTCGACCGCATCATCGCCGAGGACTGGCTGACCGCCCGCGGCGTCGCCGGACTGTTCCCGGCCGCACGCGACGGCGACAGCACGATCGTCTACACCGATGAGTCCCGCTCGACCGAGCTGACGCGGTTCCACCACCTGCGCCAGCAGACAGCGCACCGCGAGGGCGTCCCTCACCGCTCGCTGGCCGACTTCGTCGCCCCGGCCGAGACGGGCCTGCCCGACTACGTCGGCGCGTTCGCCGTGACCGCCGGCCTCGGCAGCGTCGAGCGCGTCAAGGCGTTCAAGGCCGAGCTCGACGACTACTCCGCGATCATGCTGGAGGCCCTGGCCGACCGGCTGGCCGAGGCGTTCGCCGAGCGCCTGCACGAGCTGGTCCGCACCGATCTGTGGGGCTACGCCCCCGACGAGAAGCTCAGCAGCACCGAGCTGATCAAGGAGAAGTACGACGGCATCCGCCCGGCGCCGGGCTACCCGGCGTGCCCCGAGCACACCGAGAAGAGCACGATCTGGTCGCTGCTCGACGTCGAGGCGCGCACAGGCATGGAGCTGACCGAGTCGATGGCCATGTGGCCGGGCGCCTCCGTCAGCGGTCTGTACTTCTCGCACCCGCAGTCCCAGTACTTCGTCGTGGGCCGCATCGGCCGCGACCAGGTGCAGGACTACGCCGAGCGCAAGGGCTGGAC
This region includes:
- the metH gene encoding methionine synthase, encoding MTEFVPQFRPDATAELTEAMARRILVLDGAMGTAIQRDRPDEAGYRGERFAQWSCDVQGNNDLLTLTQPEIIAAIHREYLESGADIIETNTFNANAISLRDYDMVDLAYELNYTSAQLARSAADAVGTPDRPRYVAGALGPTTRTASISPDVNDPAARNVTWDELVDAYLTAARGLVDGGADLLMIETIFDTLNAKAAIFAVETLFEETGRRWPVLISGTITDASGRTLSGQTVEAFWNSIRHVKPLLVGLNCALGADEMRPYIAELSRIADCHISCYPNAGLPNAFGEYDESPDETAATLHEFAESGFINVVGGCCGTTPAHIAAIAGTVEGLTPREVPEIAPALRLSGLEPLTVTEDSLFVNVGERTNITGSARFRNLIKAEDYTSALAVALQQVENGAQVIDINMDEGMIDGVAAMDRFCKLIATEPDISRVPVMVDSSKFEVIETGLKAIQGKCIVNSISLKEGEERFVEHARLCRKYGAAIVVMGFDEDGQADNLERRQQIAGRAYRILTEEVGFPAEDIIFDPNVFAVATGIEEHARYGLDFIEATAWIKENLPGALVSGGVSNVSFSFRGNNTVREAIHAVFLFHAIKAGMDMGIVNAGALVPYDAVPTELRDRIEDVILNRREDAAERLLEIASDYAGTSEKTEAAAEEWRSLPVGERITHALVKGIDAQVEEDTEELRQLISERGGKPIEVIEGPLMDGMNVVGDLFGAGKMFLPQVVKSARVMKKAVAYLIPFIEAEKSPDDVSSSNGTVIMATVKGDVHDIGKNIVGVVLQCNNYDVIDLGVMVPAQKILDAAREHNADVIGLSGLITPSLDEMENFAAEMARQEFDIPLLIGGATTSRAHTAVKVDRKYPGPVVWVKDASRSVPVVAALLSSEQRPKLMADIKTDYDALRERHAARGDSRSILPLEAARADATVIDWSDYKPPVPASPGIHEFGPFPLGELREYIDWQPFFNAWEMKGSFPDILNSPTQGETARKLYDDANEMLDRIIAEDWLTARGVAGLFPAARDGDSTIVYTDESRSTELTRFHHLRQQTAHREGVPHRSLADFVAPAETGLPDYVGAFAVTAGLGSVERVKAFKAELDDYSAIMLEALADRLAEAFAERLHELVRTDLWGYAPDEKLSSTELIKEKYDGIRPAPGYPACPEHTEKSTIWSLLDVEARTGMELTESMAMWPGASVSGLYFSHPQSQYFVVGRIGRDQVQDYAERKGWTIAEAERWLSPNLGYRTEDE